In Thauera sp. JM12B12, one DNA window encodes the following:
- the def gene encoding peptide deformylase, which produces MALLPILRYPDPRLHTVARPVAEVNDEIRQLVQDMAETMYEAPGIGLAATQVNVHQRVVVIDVSEDKSGLMALINPEIIERDGEQVCEEGCLSVPGIYEKVTRAERVKVRALNEKGESREFEADGLLAVCVQHEIDHLDGKVFVEYLSQLKLGRIKAKLAKKARITA; this is translated from the coding sequence ATGGCTCTCCTACCCATTCTCCGCTACCCCGATCCCCGTCTTCACACGGTCGCCCGACCGGTCGCCGAGGTCAATGACGAAATCCGGCAGCTGGTGCAAGACATGGCCGAAACCATGTACGAAGCGCCCGGCATCGGGCTCGCCGCCACCCAGGTCAACGTTCACCAGCGCGTGGTCGTGATCGACGTGAGCGAGGACAAATCCGGCCTAATGGCACTGATCAACCCCGAAATCATCGAGCGCGACGGTGAGCAGGTGTGCGAGGAGGGTTGTCTGTCCGTACCCGGAATCTACGAGAAGGTGACGCGTGCCGAGCGTGTGAAAGTTCGCGCCCTGAACGAAAAAGGCGAATCCCGCGAGTTCGAGGCCGATGGTCTGCTCGCCGTATGCGTCCAGCACGAGATCGATCACCTCGATGGAAAGGTCTTCGTGGAGTACCTGTCGCAGCTCAAGCTCGGTCGCATCAAGGCCAAGCTGGCCAAGAAAGCGCGCATCACCGCGTGA
- the fmt gene encoding methionyl-tRNA formyltransferase, which produces MGTAQTPAALRVAFAGTPEFAAQALQALLDAGYPVPLVLTQPDRPAGRGMKLSPSPVKQLALARGLEVDQPEKLRTEEQRARLAACAPDVLVVAAYGLILPPAVLALPRLGCINIHASLLPRWRGAAPIHRAIEAGDTETGITIMQMDEGLDTGAMLLRRALPIQPTDSTASLHDRLAVLGGECIVEALAALQRGALVAVPQPEAGVTYAAKIGRAEAAIDWRRPALELERAMRAFDPFPGAAAVLRDTVVKCWSGKVVPGVGEPGTVLAVDAEGITVACGRDALRCTVLQRPGSKRLPAGEFVRGFPVSVGERFDMPG; this is translated from the coding sequence ATGGGTACCGCTCAGACCCCGGCCGCACTGCGCGTCGCCTTCGCCGGCACGCCCGAATTCGCCGCGCAGGCGCTGCAGGCCCTGCTCGACGCCGGCTACCCGGTGCCGCTGGTGCTTACCCAGCCCGACCGCCCCGCCGGGCGCGGCATGAAGCTCTCGCCGAGTCCGGTCAAGCAGCTTGCGCTTGCGCGCGGGCTCGAGGTCGACCAGCCCGAGAAGCTGCGCACCGAGGAGCAGCGTGCGCGCCTCGCCGCCTGCGCGCCCGACGTGCTGGTGGTGGCCGCCTACGGGCTCATCCTGCCGCCGGCCGTGCTCGCCCTGCCGCGCCTGGGCTGCATCAACATCCACGCCTCGCTGTTGCCGCGCTGGCGCGGCGCGGCGCCGATCCACCGCGCGATCGAGGCCGGCGACACCGAGACCGGCATCACCATCATGCAGATGGACGAAGGCCTGGACACCGGCGCGATGCTGCTTCGGCGGGCGCTCCCCATCCAGCCGACGGATAGCACCGCCAGCCTGCACGACCGCCTGGCGGTGCTCGGCGGCGAATGCATCGTCGAGGCGCTGGCCGCGCTTCAGCGTGGCGCGCTGGTCGCCGTCCCGCAACCTGAGGCGGGGGTGACCTACGCTGCGAAGATCGGCCGCGCCGAGGCCGCCATCGACTGGAGACGCCCGGCGCTGGAACTCGAGCGTGCGATGCGCGCCTTCGATCCCTTTCCCGGCGCCGCCGCCGTCCTGCGCGACACGGTGGTGAAATGCTGGTCGGGCAAGGTCGTGCCGGGCGTGGGCGAGCCCGGCACCGTGCTCGCGGTCGACGCCGAGGGCATCACGGTCGCCTGCGGCCGCGACGCACTGCGTTGCACGGTGTTACAGCGCCCCGGCAGCAAGCGCCTGCCTGCGGGGGAATTCGTGCGCGGATTCCCGGTCTCTGTCGGCGAACGCTTCGACATGCCGGGCTGA
- the htpX gene encoding zinc metalloprotease HtpX, whose translation MFGNWIKTTILMAGIVALFGAMGAAIGGQQGMLIALVVGGAMNFWAYWFSDKAVLKMYKAREVDAASSPYLYNMVRELAQRAELPMPKVYIIDEAQPNAFATGRNPENAAVAATTGIMRMLSERELRGVMAHELAHVKNRDILISTISATIAGAISMLANFGMFFGGRDGEDRPNPVVSIAMMILAPLAGMVIQMAISRTREFGADRGGAEISGDPEALAAALAKIDAYARGIPMHTAEQHPETAQMMIMNPLSGGGLRGLFSTHPSTQERIARLRAMR comes from the coding sequence ATGTTCGGAAACTGGATTAAGACCACCATCCTCATGGCCGGCATCGTCGCCCTGTTCGGCGCTATGGGCGCGGCCATCGGCGGCCAGCAGGGCATGCTGATCGCGCTCGTCGTCGGTGGCGCGATGAATTTCTGGGCCTACTGGTTCTCGGACAAGGCCGTGCTCAAGATGTACAAGGCGCGCGAGGTCGATGCCGCGTCCTCGCCCTACCTGTACAACATGGTGCGCGAGCTCGCCCAGCGCGCCGAACTGCCGATGCCCAAGGTCTACATCATCGACGAGGCCCAGCCCAACGCCTTCGCCACCGGCCGCAACCCGGAGAACGCCGCGGTCGCCGCCACCACCGGCATCATGCGCATGCTTTCCGAGCGCGAGCTGCGCGGCGTGATGGCGCACGAGCTGGCGCACGTGAAGAACCGCGACATCCTGATCTCGACCATCTCGGCGACCATCGCCGGTGCGATCTCGATGCTGGCCAACTTCGGCATGTTCTTCGGCGGCCGTGACGGCGAGGACCGCCCCAACCCGGTGGTATCGATCGCGATGATGATCCTCGCGCCGCTCGCCGGCATGGTCATCCAGATGGCGATCAGCCGCACCCGCGAGTTCGGCGCCGACCGCGGCGGCGCGGAGATCTCCGGCGACCCCGAGGCGCTCGCCGCCGCGCTCGCCAAGATCGACGCCTACGCCCGCGGCATCCCGATGCACACCGCCGAGCAGCATCCCGAGACCGCGCAGATGATGATCATGAACCCGCTCTCGGGCGGCGGCCTGCGCGGGCTGTTCTCCACCCACCCCTCCACGCAGGAGCGCATCGCCCGCCTGCGCGCGATGCGCTGA
- a CDS encoding TIR domain-containing protein: protein MEPVDLFYSYAHEDEALRDELDGHLALLRRKGVIRPWHDRGIVPGQQWDQAIDSQLTGADLILLLVSKDFLNSDYIWGKELATAMSRAERGDASVVPVLLRAVDIEDAPFAHLQGLPTDLRPVTSWPNRDEAWTDVAKGIRRTVEGIQQRWAEAPPPVPAAPRSSDFGTASARAPAPQDTLGARPGRGGVRDRAADAAQELRAEKLLRRMIGGFADELAVAARVRGVSAMDNADAEGMAEALIAMPEQKRVLWVDDKPEGNRHEIAALAKLQIEVVTARSTEEALARLDADAEGFDLILSDWDRPEALEGMASAGLKLLHALAARPQRPPVAFYHGAFDAALRSRRREALLQAGAVGEAVTPGELLTLVRTALESR from the coding sequence ATGGAACCGGTGGATCTGTTCTACAGCTATGCACACGAGGACGAAGCGTTGCGCGACGAACTCGACGGCCACCTCGCGCTGCTGCGCCGCAAGGGCGTGATCCGTCCCTGGCACGACCGCGGCATCGTTCCGGGCCAGCAGTGGGACCAGGCGATCGATAGCCAGCTCACCGGCGCCGACCTGATCCTGCTCCTGGTGAGCAAGGATTTTCTCAACTCCGACTACATCTGGGGCAAGGAGCTGGCCACCGCGATGTCCCGTGCCGAGCGCGGCGACGCCAGCGTGGTGCCTGTCCTGCTGCGCGCGGTGGACATCGAGGATGCGCCCTTCGCCCACCTGCAGGGCCTGCCCACCGACCTGCGCCCGGTCACCTCCTGGCCCAACCGCGACGAGGCGTGGACCGACGTCGCAAAGGGCATCCGGCGCACCGTCGAGGGCATCCAGCAGCGTTGGGCAGAGGCCCCGCCGCCCGTGCCGGCGGCGCCACGTTCGAGCGACTTCGGAACCGCGTCCGCGCGCGCACCGGCGCCGCAGGACACGCTCGGGGCACGGCCCGGGCGTGGTGGCGTGCGCGACCGCGCCGCCGATGCCGCGCAGGAGCTGCGCGCGGAGAAGCTACTGCGCCGCATGATCGGCGGCTTTGCCGATGAGCTCGCGGTGGCGGCCCGCGTGCGCGGCGTGAGCGCGATGGACAACGCCGACGCCGAGGGCATGGCCGAGGCGCTGATCGCGATGCCGGAGCAGAAGCGCGTGCTCTGGGTGGACGACAAGCCGGAGGGCAACCGCCACGAGATCGCCGCGCTGGCGAAGCTGCAGATCGAGGTCGTCACCGCGCGCAGCACCGAAGAAGCGCTCGCCCGCCTCGATGCCGACGCCGAAGGCTTCGACCTGATCCTGTCCGACTGGGACCGTCCGGAAGCACTCGAGGGCATGGCGAGCGCGGGGCTGAAGCTCCTGCACGCGCTGGCCGCCCGCCCGCAACGACCGCCGGTGGCGTTCTACCACGGCGCCTTCGATGCCGCGCTCCGTTCCAGGCGGCGCGAGGCCCTGCTCCAGGCCGGCGCCGTTGGCGAGGCGGTCACGCCCGGCGAACTGCTCACCCTCGTGCGGACCGCGCTCGAGTCACGTTGA
- the tpx gene encoding thiol peroxidase has protein sequence MSKVTLGGNPIDVAGRFPQAGDAAPAFKLTAADLADVGLDAFAGKRKVLNIVPSLDTPVCATSTRKFNTEAGGLADTVVLVVSADLPFAAKRFCETEGLKNVHTLSTFRNPGFAQDYGVAITSGPLAGITARAVVVIDANDKVVHSQLVPEIKEEPDYAAALAALK, from the coding sequence ATGAGCAAAGTGACCCTCGGTGGCAACCCGATCGACGTGGCCGGCCGTTTCCCGCAGGCGGGCGATGCCGCCCCCGCGTTCAAGCTGACCGCAGCCGACCTCGCCGACGTCGGCCTCGACGCCTTCGCCGGCAAGCGCAAGGTGCTGAACATCGTGCCCAGCCTCGACACCCCGGTGTGCGCCACCTCGACCCGCAAGTTCAACACCGAGGCCGGCGGCCTGGCCGACACCGTGGTGCTGGTCGTGTCCGCCGACTTGCCCTTCGCCGCCAAGCGCTTCTGCGAGACCGAAGGCCTCAAGAACGTGCACACGCTGTCGACCTTCCGCAACCCGGGCTTCGCCCAGGACTACGGCGTGGCGATCACCTCCGGTCCGCTCGCCGGCATCACCGCGCGCGCCGTGGTGGTCATCGACGCCAACGACAAGGTCGTGCATTCGCAGCTGGTTCCGGAGATCAAGGAAGAGCCGGATTACGCAGCCGCGCTGGCCGCGCTGAAGTAA